Proteins encoded within one genomic window of Thermococcus celer Vu 13 = JCM 8558:
- a CDS encoding Eco57I restriction-modification methylase domain-containing protein translates to MVIKVEELREEVDKKIKRFEKEEIKISGKEYPIYIFEKDEDINLFEGILFAETDKKTELSDLLNYKPMSGYAARLGIIIYKNEELIVRDYRANKQIRKTIPKINKPFLKKLEKVLKEPNSKNLSDLFNRSDVIQEFYVLYKKSRKFLRNNIKGIPEEEKREKFIDNFMMQMLTLWYLQEKGFFNRDKRYFITKFMDLKQKRLFGGFGSYYDFLRYFFKKIKDSDEPYVEDESIGKCVVIGPAVFLNGEDGDAAITIPDKCFYQEGVTEKLVNLTPRGRRRTISEKDIDFDIPLLNLFESRDWIDGDIDEYVLGSLYEKLMTETERKKTGSYYTPEEITEYICKNTIEPYLVDRINEEYGKNYKNINELINAGDSKELLKLFDLLKNIKILDPAVGSGHFLESAINVLVGIYRELKDKAKEAGIEKLEILIADEEGRIKSLNLLEIPEKEGLFEIYVKFFIILSRNVYGVDINPSALKVARARLFLMLAKHFNANADLFIRFPNVHFNLREGNSLIGYMNIENIEKEKPKGQLQLDLFMTKKQAKHIRERIKVISELKPYLENTAKALKINGNIVKEVEELNKILAREKLSWGDFEKVLKTKEKLIRILIASLNSQYAVPLNNLLRDITELFNQKLDEKFAEEHGIDLDTLKSTKWLPGNRKMFHWIFEFPEVFLRENPGFDVVVGNPPYGRLKQIIEDNDEKYFISGLYGELYSYQVGNLNQYKLFLERSYFLVGEGGYFSMIFPSSFLGENDSKELRKLFFEKAMVRKILEFPERARVFEGITQAVTILVYKKEIIDQNYDFMLRTNIESRDMINSLTDFTIISRDDLKALTGDEYRIPLFTNPKIEWEILKYISKYPPFKGDENHPPVGDVGVGHLDETFDKEFMSDEPADDLLIKGIHLDRYFVNLDPDGPKPRWIKNKERFFEKKPEAEKITKLNKIIGRNTINKASKPRLRFAPLKAGYVITNNVKFIIKKDKNLDEHYITAFLNSTLLNWRFELFSFQNRVNNYEIESLPIPRISLSEQKPFIILAKYILFFKQYRNYFAKEDNHLQYITDYFDNLIDCLVYELYLGDLVKIPVKSFVENKLKDIELPDNLLEEDRDKVEKTLNEIKEVFNQLEKDKKLNENLYLIKLHPWVKQIYTSLGG, encoded by the coding sequence ATGGTCATTAAAGTTGAAGAGCTGAGGGAAGAGGTTGACAAGAAGATTAAAAGGTTTGAAAAAGAAGAGATCAAAATTTCAGGGAAAGAGTATCCCATATATATTTTCGAGAAGGACGAGGATATAAACCTTTTTGAAGGCATACTTTTTGCTGAAACTGATAAGAAGACAGAGCTCTCTGATTTGTTAAATTACAAGCCTATGAGTGGCTACGCTGCAAGACTTGGCATTATAATTTACAAAAACGAAGAACTCATCGTCAGGGATTACAGAGCAAACAAGCAGATAAGAAAGACAATACCCAAAATTAACAAACCATTCCTCAAAAAGCTGGAGAAGGTTTTGAAAGAGCCCAACAGCAAGAACCTCTCGGATTTGTTTAATAGATCCGATGTAATTCAGGAGTTTTATGTCCTTTATAAAAAGTCTAGGAAGTTTTTGCGCAACAACATCAAAGGTATTCCTGAGGAGGAGAAAAGGGAGAAATTCATTGATAACTTCATGATGCAGATGCTCACCCTGTGGTATCTGCAGGAAAAAGGATTTTTCAACAGGGATAAAAGGTACTTCATAACAAAATTCATGGATTTAAAGCAGAAAAGACTTTTTGGAGGTTTTGGAAGCTATTACGATTTTCTAAGGTATTTTTTCAAGAAGATAAAAGATTCAGATGAGCCATACGTTGAAGATGAAAGCATAGGTAAATGCGTTGTTATCGGTCCAGCCGTATTTCTGAACGGTGAAGATGGCGATGCAGCTATAACAATTCCGGATAAATGCTTTTATCAAGAAGGTGTCACTGAGAAGCTTGTAAATTTAACACCGAGAGGCAGGAGAAGAACGATTTCCGAAAAAGACATTGATTTTGACATCCCCCTGCTCAATCTTTTTGAGAGCAGGGACTGGATTGATGGAGATATTGATGAGTATGTTCTTGGCTCGCTTTATGAGAAGCTGATGACAGAAACTGAAAGAAAAAAGACCGGTTCATATTACACTCCTGAGGAAATAACAGAATATATCTGCAAGAACACAATTGAACCATATCTTGTTGACAGAATCAACGAAGAATACGGGAAAAACTACAAGAATATAAACGAATTAATTAATGCAGGAGATAGTAAAGAGCTGCTGAAACTCTTTGATCTGCTGAAAAACATCAAGATCCTCGATCCAGCCGTTGGCTCTGGCCATTTCCTTGAGAGCGCCATTAATGTTCTTGTTGGCATCTACAGGGAGCTGAAGGACAAAGCAAAAGAAGCAGGAATCGAGAAGCTTGAAATTCTCATTGCAGATGAAGAGGGTAGGATAAAGTCACTGAATTTGCTTGAGATTCCTGAAAAAGAGGGTTTGTTTGAAATATATGTTAAGTTTTTCATAATTCTCTCAAGGAATGTGTATGGCGTTGATATAAATCCTTCGGCGTTGAAGGTGGCAAGAGCAAGACTTTTCCTTATGCTTGCGAAGCATTTCAACGCCAATGCAGATCTTTTCATCAGATTTCCAAATGTTCACTTCAATTTGAGAGAAGGAAATTCGCTCATTGGTTATATGAATATTGAGAATATCGAAAAAGAAAAGCCCAAAGGACAGCTGCAACTTGATTTATTCATGACAAAGAAGCAAGCCAAACATATCAGAGAGAGGATTAAGGTAATATCTGAACTAAAACCCTATCTCGAAAACACGGCTAAAGCACTAAAAATCAATGGGAATATTGTAAAAGAGGTTGAAGAGTTAAATAAGATATTAGCGAGGGAAAAACTTTCATGGGGAGACTTTGAAAAAGTCTTAAAAACAAAAGAAAAACTCATAAGAATCCTCATCGCTTCATTAAATTCTCAGTATGCAGTTCCTTTAAACAACCTTTTAAGAGATATCACAGAGTTATTCAATCAAAAACTGGATGAGAAGTTCGCTGAGGAGCATGGGATTGATCTTGATACATTAAAATCTACAAAGTGGCTACCAGGAAATAGAAAGATGTTCCACTGGATATTTGAGTTCCCTGAAGTGTTTTTGAGAGAAAATCCAGGGTTTGATGTTGTTGTGGGAAATCCGCCTTATGGAAGGTTAAAGCAGATCATAGAGGATAATGACGAGAAATATTTTATATCTGGGTTGTATGGAGAGCTTTATAGCTACCAGGTGGGAAACTTGAACCAATACAAACTATTCCTTGAAAGATCTTACTTCCTTGTTGGGGAAGGTGGATATTTCTCTATGATTTTTCCATCGTCTTTCCTTGGAGAGAACGATTCCAAGGAGTTGAGAAAGCTATTTTTTGAGAAGGCCATGGTTAGGAAAATCCTTGAGTTCCCAGAAAGAGCGAGGGTTTTTGAGGGAATTACACAGGCAGTCACGATTCTCGTTTACAAGAAAGAAATTATTGACCAAAATTACGATTTTATGCTGAGGACAAATATTGAGAGTAGAGATATGATTAATTCCCTCACTGATTTCACTATCATTTCAAGAGATGATCTCAAAGCTTTAACTGGGGATGAATACAGAATCCCACTTTTCACGAATCCAAAAATCGAGTGGGAAATACTCAAGTATATCTCAAAATATCCACCATTTAAAGGTGATGAAAACCATCCGCCAGTGGGTGATGTTGGAGTAGGGCACTTGGACGAGACCTTCGATAAAGAATTCATGAGCGATGAGCCTGCTGATGACTTGCTGATTAAGGGTATCCATCTTGACAGGTATTTCGTTAATCTTGACCCGGATGGGCCAAAACCGAGGTGGATAAAGAATAAGGAGAGGTTTTTTGAGAAGAAGCCCGAAGCTGAAAAGATTACAAAATTGAATAAGATTATCGGTAGAAATACGATTAATAAAGCTTCTAAACCAAGACTGAGATTTGCTCCATTAAAAGCAGGGTATGTTATAACAAACAATGTAAAATTCATAATAAAAAAGGATAAAAATCTAGATGAACATTACATTACTGCTTTTTTAAATTCAACTTTGCTAAATTGGAGATTCGAATTGTTTTCTTTTCAAAATAGAGTTAATAATTACGAAATAGAATCCCTCCCTATCCCACGAATCTCTCTCTCAGAACAGAAACCCTTCATAATCCTCGCCAAATACATTCTTTTTTTCAAGCAATACCGGAATTACTTCGCCAAAGAAGATAATCATCTCCAGTATATCACAGATTATTTTGATAACCTGATAGACTGTCTTGTTTATGAACTTTATCTTGGAGATTTAGTTAAAATTCCTGTAAAATCTTTTGTAGAGAATAAGTTAAAAGATATTGAGTTACCTGACAATCTCCTTGAGGAGGACAGAGATAAAGTTGAAAAAACTCTTAACGAAATAAAAGAGGTCTTTAACCAGCTTGAAAAAGACAAAAAACTAAATGAAAACCTCTATTTAATCAAATTGCATCCCTGGGTCAAGCAGATCTACACATCCCTTGGGGGGTAG
- a CDS encoding AAA family ATPase, with product MRIKTLKIKNFKGFANEIEIDLKGKNLVIYGENGSGKTSLVEALKLLFDSASSEIELEKYKNVFTKQPMEISIKRTNGEAISLKTKSKKEKRNGEEKEIGLTNPDGYGDGERIFLEALSRSTSILSYRQLMKIYDLSTPEDFYELFIRNIMAYYLIPPRREKTLIEEFQELEKLKKEHPRSKKRIREKEEFIKGEINKIFAEIKETWNQYTQTLTGDNIKIECSLEELGKLNFSVKWNGKDVSDILSYLNEGRLNAISLGLFLAYYKRFNDSPYKMLLLDDVVIGLDMNLRIPLLDILQKDFEEEYQIIITTFDENWFNLMKQYLNSNKWEFMKVFVKRTDNNNRPFIVGSEHQDYLRKAKEYLNNGDVPAAALYTRLEFERIVLKYAEKRRLKIGFRRKVQKIPINEIWEAVKADLPKAKTIRKRVDTYKSILLNPAVHYDPRPKYRQEVSYAIDVVEKLKEKITRELNSS from the coding sequence ATGAGAATAAAGACATTGAAAATAAAAAACTTCAAAGGATTCGCAAATGAAATAGAGATAGACCTTAAGGGTAAAAATCTGGTTATATATGGCGAAAACGGCTCTGGAAAGACATCTTTGGTTGAAGCGTTGAAACTTCTTTTCGATTCAGCATCAAGCGAAATAGAATTGGAAAAATACAAAAATGTGTTCACAAAACAGCCAATGGAGATATCTATTAAGAGGACAAATGGGGAAGCAATATCTCTAAAAACAAAATCCAAAAAAGAAAAAAGAAATGGCGAAGAAAAGGAAATCGGTCTAACAAATCCAGACGGATATGGAGACGGAGAAAGAATCTTCCTTGAAGCTCTTTCAAGGTCAACAAGTATTTTGAGTTACAGACAATTGATGAAAATTTATGATTTAAGCACTCCTGAAGATTTTTATGAGCTTTTCATCAGGAATATAATGGCATACTATCTCATCCCACCAAGAAGAGAGAAAACATTAATTGAAGAATTTCAAGAGCTGGAAAAACTAAAAAAGGAGCATCCAAGAAGTAAAAAGAGAATCAGGGAGAAGGAAGAATTTATTAAAGGAGAAATTAATAAAATTTTTGCAGAAATAAAGGAAACATGGAATCAATATACTCAGACACTTACCGGAGATAATATTAAGATTGAATGTTCATTAGAAGAACTGGGCAAGCTTAACTTTAGTGTCAAATGGAATGGAAAGGATGTAAGTGACATTTTGAGTTACTTGAATGAAGGACGGTTAAATGCCATATCTTTAGGTTTATTTCTGGCGTACTACAAAAGATTCAATGATTCCCCCTATAAAATGCTTCTTTTGGATGATGTTGTTATTGGACTTGACATGAATCTCAGGATACCGTTATTGGACATTCTTCAAAAAGATTTTGAGGAAGAATATCAAATAATCATAACCACTTTCGATGAAAACTGGTTCAATTTGATGAAACAATATTTAAATAGTAATAAATGGGAATTTATGAAAGTTTTTGTGAAAAGGACAGATAACAACAACCGTCCTTTTATTGTTGGTAGTGAGCATCAGGATTATCTTCGAAAAGCTAAGGAATATCTCAACAATGGCGATGTTCCAGCGGCGGCGCTTTACACAAGACTTGAATTTGAAAGGATTGTTCTAAAATATGCAGAAAAAAGAAGACTAAAAATTGGTTTCAGAAGAAAAGTACAAAAAATACCTATAAACGAGATTTGGGAGGCGGTGAAAGCTGATCTGCCAAAGGCTAAAACAATACGTAAAAGAGTTGATACTTACAAATCTATACTATTAAATCCGGCTGTTCATTATGATCCGAGACCTAAATACAGGCAAGAAGTAAGCTATGCTATAGATGTTGTTGAGAAGCTAAAAGAAAAAATCACGAGAGAGCTAAACTCTTCATAG
- a CDS encoding helicase-related protein, whose translation MLEVNSTKIIDNTPGKFLKDVLRDQLKNCIEAKFAIGYFFLSGFDLVDEDFPKNVVKRPFLKLVMGNETTLPTKEELVSGYNLREVFKHKMIEELQSKELTKQQINQLRRLRDYIANNVIDVRLFDKSRLHAKLYLFLKDPKDRYGSPGVAIVGSSNFTAAGLTKNRELNVILTEREDVLYLNKWFDELWDEAIDFNEDLIKVIEISGAIPEAKYPKLGRFIDPETLFKYLVYKWTEGRVLNLIEKDILMEFQLVGVINAINIMNYYNGVILADSVGLGKSFMAAAIIQEFLNRKHPHWIPKEKEYPAVMLILPPSLISQWEDLLVGRADDETRTRLERGKKVRVNSGFFFKNNFKRMVKGDYNYKIYEIYDESGKKLLGKIAFLSLGLFQNYKADLKKGIVDEGLKRMADEYDLFVIDEAHKYRNRRTNRWKAAKALQRKSNNFPNKFMLLTATPLNNTIDDLYNLIRIFTDDTLITFRMKNIPIDELITQYKKLKSEYEKKKDEEIKKDLKNVAISIKRKVLDDVMILRTRRHILDEFKDLKVDGKKLVFKDPTPYSIDYSSFYIDSFTELIKLISRNIERINFEHTKLYGVRYVVFEEDEEEESYKVIEVSDLFRLLLSKRLESDIFAFETTLRKIYEKEKIFYSLFKKHVDKIMSEEELKELIAKALEEAKIKKDLEDVSQEFNTETEEEETWFDKVVKLLNEYVEEYALQSFAPVDRIRTGLKIALENLKRDLQLMDEIFDALDRLKIREDGKLKVFGRIPKNDDEIVESEIFCYKNDPKLEVLKNLIANPKYKSEKLSNIPTLNGKKIIIFTQYKDTAYYIYHNLREWIEREVDLHPWLKDKRTDSIKIALVTGDTDTTTKINYIKRFAPKANAGEEEARRYGEVDILISTDALSEGVNLQDADAVVNFDLPWNPMIIVQRVGRVNRIGNEKDVYVLNFTPTREIEVLVGILNKLKQKIEDITLVVGKESRILSPEEEINVETFGERIKKISEFSMTALEEFSISEEFKQWFGEGIPQEQIDEYKLLNIVQYELGITREDFEEVRNLENGPYYTYVKSGTGKVYSIYEFYRGDSRIDKKIISMGDDGLRFESPLVLLDLVRNREMNPVELDLAAEKLKKIEEKVEKELKRLRREFKLQQKGFLYNLYNALILERENAKELEKYKPVVNILQVLDYRQYSREIKSLLVQRNLIEVDKNNNVKIKDLKGVVGALYNYFLMMNMADIKSLKVVKKHLGWFYGH comes from the coding sequence ATGTTAGAGGTTAATTCAACAAAAATTATAGACAATACCCCTGGCAAATTTCTTAAGGATGTTCTAAGAGACCAGCTGAAGAATTGCATAGAGGCAAAATTTGCCATAGGTTACTTCTTCTTGAGTGGGTTTGACTTAGTTGATGAGGACTTTCCCAAGAATGTAGTCAAAAGACCGTTTTTGAAACTTGTAATGGGGAATGAAACCACTTTACCAACAAAGGAGGAGCTGGTTTCGGGATACAATTTAAGGGAGGTATTTAAGCATAAAATGATTGAGGAGTTGCAATCCAAGGAATTAACAAAACAGCAAATAAACCAGCTAAGGAGATTGAGAGACTACATTGCAAACAACGTAATAGATGTGAGGCTTTTTGACAAATCGAGACTTCATGCTAAGCTTTACCTGTTTTTAAAAGACCCAAAGGACAGATATGGGTCTCCGGGAGTGGCAATTGTTGGCTCTTCAAATTTTACAGCTGCGGGATTGACAAAGAATAGAGAGCTGAATGTGATTTTGACTGAGAGAGAGGATGTTCTCTATCTCAACAAATGGTTTGATGAATTGTGGGATGAGGCAATTGATTTTAATGAAGATCTAATCAAAGTCATTGAGATTTCAGGTGCTATTCCTGAGGCAAAATACCCAAAACTTGGCAGATTCATTGATCCGGAAACTCTCTTCAAGTACCTTGTATATAAATGGACGGAAGGCAGAGTTCTAAATCTAATTGAAAAGGATATTTTAATGGAGTTTCAGCTTGTTGGTGTTATTAATGCTATAAATATCATGAACTATTACAATGGAGTGATCCTTGCGGATTCCGTTGGCTTGGGGAAGAGTTTCATGGCTGCAGCAATAATTCAGGAGTTCCTAAACAGAAAACACCCGCACTGGATCCCAAAAGAGAAAGAATACCCTGCTGTTATGCTTATTCTTCCACCATCCCTAATCTCCCAGTGGGAAGATTTGCTTGTCGGGAGAGCTGATGATGAAACGCGGACAAGACTTGAGAGAGGAAAAAAAGTAAGGGTGAACTCGGGGTTCTTCTTCAAGAATAACTTTAAGAGAATGGTGAAAGGTGATTACAATTACAAAATATATGAGATATATGATGAAAGTGGGAAGAAGTTGTTGGGTAAGATTGCATTTCTTTCGCTTGGCCTTTTCCAAAACTACAAAGCAGATTTGAAGAAAGGGATTGTTGATGAAGGTTTGAAAAGAATGGCTGACGAATACGATCTTTTTGTGATAGATGAAGCACACAAGTACAGGAACAGAAGAACAAATAGGTGGAAGGCGGCAAAGGCTTTGCAAAGAAAATCAAACAATTTCCCTAATAAGTTCATGCTTTTAACCGCAACACCATTAAACAACACGATAGATGATCTTTATAACCTGATACGGATATTCACAGATGATACTCTCATAACATTTAGAATGAAAAATATCCCGATTGACGAATTAATAACGCAATACAAGAAGCTCAAGAGTGAATACGAGAAAAAGAAGGATGAAGAGATCAAAAAAGATTTGAAAAATGTGGCTATTAGTATTAAAAGAAAAGTGCTTGATGATGTGATGATTCTAAGGACAAGAAGACATATTTTGGATGAGTTCAAAGATTTAAAAGTGGACGGCAAGAAACTGGTTTTCAAGGATCCCACACCATACAGCATTGATTATTCCTCCTTTTATATAGACAGTTTTACTGAGTTAATAAAGCTCATATCCAGAAACATTGAGAGAATCAACTTTGAGCACACGAAGCTATACGGTGTGAGGTACGTTGTGTTTGAGGAGGACGAAGAGGAAGAAAGCTATAAAGTAATTGAGGTCTCTGATCTGTTCAGGCTTTTACTTAGTAAGAGGTTAGAAAGCGATATCTTTGCTTTTGAAACAACTCTCAGGAAGATATACGAGAAAGAGAAGATCTTCTACTCTCTGTTTAAGAAACATGTTGACAAAATAATGAGCGAGGAGGAATTGAAGGAGTTAATTGCTAAAGCTTTGGAGGAGGCTAAAATTAAAAAGGATCTTGAAGATGTGTCTCAAGAGTTTAATACAGAGACCGAAGAGGAAGAAACCTGGTTTGATAAGGTCGTCAAACTGCTGAATGAATATGTTGAAGAATACGCACTTCAATCATTTGCACCAGTCGATAGAATCAGAACAGGATTGAAGATAGCCCTTGAGAATCTTAAGCGGGATCTACAGCTGATGGATGAGATTTTTGATGCACTTGATCGGCTTAAGATTAGAGAAGACGGCAAATTAAAGGTTTTTGGGAGAATCCCCAAGAATGACGATGAGATTGTTGAATCAGAAATTTTCTGCTATAAGAACGATCCCAAGCTTGAAGTCCTGAAGAATCTTATTGCAAATCCAAAATACAAATCTGAAAAGCTTTCAAACATCCCGACATTAAATGGTAAAAAGATCATTATTTTCACGCAGTACAAGGACACCGCCTATTATATCTATCACAATCTCAGGGAGTGGATTGAAAGAGAAGTTGACCTCCATCCATGGCTCAAGGATAAAAGGACGGATAGTATAAAGATAGCACTCGTTACGGGAGACACGGACACAACAACAAAGATCAACTACATAAAGAGGTTTGCTCCAAAGGCAAATGCTGGAGAAGAGGAAGCAAGAAGATATGGAGAAGTTGACATTCTCATATCAACCGATGCTCTTAGCGAAGGTGTTAATCTGCAAGATGCTGATGCTGTTGTTAACTTCGATTTACCCTGGAATCCCATGATAATTGTCCAGAGAGTTGGAAGAGTGAACAGGATAGGGAACGAAAAAGACGTTTATGTCCTCAACTTCACACCTACAAGAGAAATAGAGGTTCTTGTGGGAATTCTAAACAAGCTCAAACAGAAGATTGAGGATATAACGCTTGTTGTTGGTAAGGAGTCCAGAATACTAAGTCCTGAGGAGGAGATAAATGTGGAGACATTTGGTGAGAGGATAAAGAAAATTTCCGAATTCTCCATGACTGCTCTTGAGGAGTTTAGCATTTCTGAGGAATTCAAGCAGTGGTTTGGAGAGGGAATTCCACAGGAACAGATCGATGAATACAAGCTCCTGAACATTGTACAATACGAGCTGGGCATAACAAGAGAGGACTTTGAAGAGGTTAGAAATCTTGAGAATGGGCCTTACTACACCTATGTAAAATCTGGGACTGGAAAGGTCTACAGCATTTATGAGTTCTATCGTGGGGATTCCAGAATAGATAAGAAGATAATTAGCATGGGTGATGACGGATTGAGGTTTGAATCGCCCCTCGTTCTGCTCGATCTTGTGAGAAACAGGGAGATGAATCCAGTAGAACTTGATTTGGCAGCTGAGAAGCTAAAGAAGATTGAAGAAAAAGTTGAAAAAGAGCTCAAAAGATTAAGAAGAGAGTTCAAGCTTCAACAAAAGGGATTCCTATACAACTTGTACAACGCCTTGATTTTAGAAAGGGAGAACGCAAAGGAACTTGAGAAGTACAAGCCGGTTGTTAATATATTGCAGGTACTAGACTATCGCCAGTATTCGAGGGAGATAAAATCTCTGCTTGTTCAGAGAAATCTGATCGAGGTTGACAAGAACAATAATGTGAAAATCAAAGATCTTAAAGGCGTTGTTGGCGCTCTTTACAACTACTTTTTAATGATGAACATGGCGGACATTAAATCTCTAAAAGTTGTGAAGAAGCACTTGGGGTGGTTCTATGGTCATTAA